One Pseudomonadota bacterium DNA segment encodes these proteins:
- the pqqC gene encoding pyrroloquinoline-quinone synthase PqqC encodes MIEALLPRRVTDEAPYSREEFQAKLQEKERFYHIHHPFQVRMNSGELDAEAIRGWTANRYYYQTTIPVKDAAIMANCADRETRRLWIQRILDHDGSDGDEGGLEAWLALGAAVGLEREELEDHRHVLPGVRFAIDAYYNFARSARWQEAAASSLTELFAPKIHQKRLDNWPDHYPWIDASGYAYFRKRLSEARRDVQHGLTVTLDTFKTRYEQEYALNILQFKLDILWSMLDAMWMAYIEKKPPFYCCED; translated from the coding sequence ATGATTGAAGCGTTGCTGCCGCGTCGTGTTACCGACGAAGCGCCCTACTCCCGTGAGGAGTTTCAAGCCAAGCTGCAGGAGAAGGAGCGCTTCTACCACATCCACCACCCCTTCCAGGTGCGGATGAACAGCGGCGAGCTCGACGCCGAGGCGATCCGCGGCTGGACTGCCAACCGCTACTATTACCAGACCACGATTCCCGTGAAAGATGCCGCGATCATGGCCAACTGTGCCGATCGCGAGACCCGTCGCCTGTGGATCCAACGAATCCTCGATCACGACGGCAGCGACGGTGACGAGGGTGGCTTGGAAGCGTGGCTCGCCCTTGGCGCCGCTGTTGGCCTCGAGCGTGAAGAGCTCGAAGACCACCGCCACGTGCTGCCCGGCGTGCGCTTCGCCATCGACGCCTACTACAACTTCGCCCGGAGTGCGCGCTGGCAGGAAGCCGCCGCCTCATCCCTAACGGAGCTATTTGCTCCGAAGATCCACCAGAAGCGGCTGGACAACTGGCCCGATCACTACCCGTGGATCGATGCGAGCGGCTACGCCTATTTTCGCAAGCGCCTCTCGGAGGCACGTCGCGACGTTCAGCATGGCCTCACGGTCACGCTCGACACCTTCAAGACACGCTATGAGCAGGAATACGCCCTCAACATCCTGCAGTTCAAGCTCGACATCCTCTGGTCGATGCTCGACGCCATGTGGATGGCATACATCGAGAAGAAACCGCCCTTCTACTGCTGCGAGGACTGA
- the pqqE gene encoding pyrroloquinoline quinone biosynthesis protein PqqE, giving the protein MMNAPAAQVGAQASMPVSREDRYEISSIYRLQFEPVQGAPVLLYPEGMVKLAPSAIEILRRCDGSRTVDELIGELKALFNGADLDDDVLAFLAHARASRWLTPSSGANAAAARRIVLQSNAPAPVDLPDGITRPHWLLAELTYRCPLQCPYCSNPVDMAKYREEMTTDQWKQVLRDARAMGAVQLGFSGGEPLVRKDLEELIAYGRELGFYSNLITSGVGMNEQRVAAFRKAGLDHIQISFQASDETLNNYLGGTNSFQHKLDMARAVKDNGYPMVLNIVIHRQNIDQIEAILDMTIDLEADFVELASTQYYGWSKVNADHLLPTRAQLKRAEAIAHQYQAKMAGKMKIIYVVPDYFEDRPKACMNGWGSVFLTVVPDGRAMPCHAAGQLPGLEFPNLKEASVYDAWCTSNAFNAFRGFDWMAEPCRTCPEKEKDFGGCRCQAFMLTGDARNADPVCGLSPHKSALLQEVNAIEARAEAGAVQEKPLVFRNMRNSRQLAPAK; this is encoded by the coding sequence ATGATGAACGCACCAGCAGCCCAAGTCGGCGCGCAAGCGTCGATGCCGGTGAGCCGCGAGGATCGCTACGAGATCTCCTCCATCTACCGCTTGCAGTTCGAACCGGTGCAGGGCGCCCCCGTGTTGCTGTATCCCGAAGGCATGGTGAAACTGGCGCCGAGCGCCATCGAAATCCTACGCCGTTGCGACGGCAGTCGGACAGTTGATGAGCTGATCGGCGAGCTCAAGGCGCTCTTCAACGGTGCCGACCTCGACGATGATGTATTGGCCTTCCTGGCCCACGCCCGCGCATCGCGCTGGCTGACACCTTCCTCCGGCGCCAACGCCGCCGCAGCACGACGCATCGTGCTCCAGAGCAATGCGCCCGCGCCGGTCGACCTCCCCGATGGCATCACACGTCCGCACTGGCTGCTGGCCGAACTGACCTACCGTTGCCCTTTGCAGTGTCCCTATTGCTCCAACCCTGTGGACATGGCGAAGTACCGCGAGGAGATGACCACCGACCAGTGGAAGCAGGTACTGCGCGATGCGCGCGCCATGGGCGCGGTCCAACTGGGTTTCTCCGGCGGCGAACCCCTCGTGCGTAAGGACCTGGAGGAGCTCATCGCCTACGGCCGCGAACTCGGCTTCTACTCTAACTTGATCACTAGCGGCGTCGGTATGAACGAGCAGCGCGTCGCTGCCTTCCGCAAGGCGGGCCTCGATCACATCCAGATCAGCTTCCAGGCCAGCGACGAGACCCTCAACAACTACCTCGGCGGCACCAACAGCTTCCAGCACAAGCTCGACATGGCCCGCGCGGTGAAAGACAACGGCTACCCCATGGTGCTGAACATCGTCATTCATCGGCAGAACATCGACCAGATCGAAGCCATCCTCGACATGACCATCGACCTAGAGGCGGATTTCGTGGAGCTGGCGAGCACCCAGTACTACGGCTGGTCCAAGGTCAACGCAGATCATCTCTTGCCCACCCGCGCGCAGCTCAAGCGAGCCGAGGCGATCGCCCATCAGTACCAGGCGAAGATGGCGGGCAAGATGAAGATTATCTACGTGGTCCCCGACTACTTCGAGGATCGTCCCAAGGCGTGCATGAACGGCTGGGGCTCGGTGTTCCTGACCGTTGTGCCCGACGGCCGCGCGATGCCCTGCCATGCCGCCGGCCAGCTGCCAGGCCTGGAGTTTCCAAACTTAAAAGAGGCGAGCGTCTACGACGCCTGGTGCACCTCGAACGCCTTCAATGCCTTCCGCGGCTTTGATTGGATGGCGGAACCGTGCCGCACCTGCCCGGAGAAGGAAAAGGACTTCGGCGGTTGTCGCTGTCAGGCCTTCATGCTCACGGGCGATGCCCGGAACGCCGATCCCGTGTGCGGACTCTCGCCCCACAAGTCTGCTCTGCTGCAGGAAGTTAACGCGATCGAAGCGCGGGCCGAGGCCGGTGCCGTGCAGGAAAAGCCCCTCGTATTCCGCAACATGCGCAACTCGCGACAATTGGCGCCCGCCAAGTAG
- a CDS encoding tRNA-binding protein: protein MELAQITYEDFAKVEMRVGRIIAVEPFPRARKPAWRLTIDFGEFGTRRSSAQITNYTEPQLLQRLVVAVANFPPRNIAGFHSQVLVLGAADTEGNIKLLSPDAGVTPGALIH, encoded by the coding sequence ATGGAGTTGGCACAAATCACGTATGAAGACTTCGCCAAGGTGGAGATGCGCGTAGGGCGCATCATCGCCGTGGAGCCGTTTCCCCGGGCGAGGAAACCGGCCTGGCGCCTGACGATCGACTTCGGTGAGTTCGGCACCCGTCGCTCAAGCGCGCAGATCACCAACTACACCGAACCCCAACTCCTGCAGCGCTTAGTGGTGGCAGTGGCGAACTTCCCGCCGCGGAACATCGCCGGATTTCACTCGCAGGTGTTGGTGCTCGGCGCCGCGGACACCGAGGGCAACATCAAGCTACTGAGCCCGGACGCCGGGGTGACCCCCGGGGCGCTCATCCACTAG